The DNA segment GCTTATCTGTAGCCCAGATCACTGGAGTCTTACCCGCACGCTCTGATTTGCTGAGCTTAAGGTATTCAGCGACCTCAACAACATCATCGCTTTCGCTAACGACTCTGAACTGCTTCTTGAAACGTCCCTCAAATAGGGCGAAATCGGCTGGGGTAAACGGCACCTGCTTAAGCTGCGTCATGCCATCGCTATCGACGTAAGTGATAGTTTGGGTTGCCCAGTCTTGGTCTCCCTCAGGGTTTCCGTCTAGTGAGAAGCGCTCGGCTAAGGTTTCACCCTTGCGTGGGTCGTGGATAAATACCGGGTTCATGCGGCTCTCAACTGCTAAGCGAGAGTGGCGTGTACTAGCATCATCGGCGATACCGTGTTCACCCATACAGGGGGTGTAAACATCTAGCAATGCAGGCGCACCTTGATAGTTTACATACTCTATTAGGCTCGACATAAAGTGACCCTGCAGCGCAGTAGAGGTTTGAATAACCATCACTTTCGGGTGGAAGCTGGCGATAATACCTAGCTCTTTCCGCACCTCTTGCTTACCGCTGTGAGCTTTACCAACACGGCTCAAGTCAGAGTCCTGTCCGGTAAAGCTTGATGTTGAAGCCTGGCCACCGGTATTTGAGTAACTACCAGTATTGAGTACAAGCACTTTAATCGGAGTCGATGTAGTCAGTAGGCGAGATAACGCGCCAAAACCGATATCGTAGGTGGCACCATCACCACCAACACTAAATACCGTTGGAAGTAGGGCAAGCTCACTGTCGCTAAGACCTGCCCACTCAAGGTAGCGAAGCTGTTTGTCATGAACTTCAGGATCATATTGATCGTTAATATCTAGCTTGGCACTACGAACCGCTTTAATTTGCGCAAGCTGGTTGACAACTTCACCCTCAAACAAGCCTTTAGCGATAGCTGGCGTGTCTTGGAACAAGCTGTTGATCCATGGATCTTGGTACGGGTTTGATGGGAAGGTCGATGCATAAACACTACTACAACCTGTAGCATTAGCGATCAGTGCATCCGAAGGACCTTTGCCCGTTGGCCCCTGCTCAAATAGATAGAGACGCTTATCTAGCTGGGCGATAGTTTGCTCGATACGCGCTAAGCGCTGTGGATCGCTGTTATCTGTAGCATTATCGGCCAGAAGGCTAGCTTTCTTAGCCTCTAGTTGCTCAAGTAACTCCTCAAGCTGAACGATATGTGCCTTATAGCGCTGCTGCTGTAGCGCGCGGTTAATCGAAGTCACTAGACGAAGTGCGGTTACCTCGCCACAACCACGACAGGCACCATGGCCCGAGCTCATGGCGTAGTAGTTATTGCGATCGAGTAGTAGTCGCTTGGCTTCACTCGCATTTTGGGTTGCCTGCTCGAGGAAGCGAATTGGCGTATTGGGTAGCTCGGCCAAGGTATCGAAGTGCTGCTGAATTTCATTGCATAGCTCTGTAGTTTGGCGCACTTTTGATAGCGACTTAGGGCCACATACATCGACACACTCCATACAGCCAGTACACTTGCTCGGATCGACCGCTAGGCTAAATAACCCGCCAGAGCCTGGAATATCATTTTCCATCGCGTCGAAAAATGGCTTAGTGAAACTCATAGGCATAGTTTCAAGTACTACGCACATACCGGCGATATGCTTAACAGCTGGACCGCTAAAGGCCATCTTATCGACAACGGTTGCTACAATTTGTGGCAACGAAGCTGACTCGCCTTTAGCAAGGTTGCGGTAGTGATGACGAATACCGTCACAGATAGGTTGGATCTGTGATTTCGCCTGCTCAAGCTGCGCGGGTGGGATCTCTAGCTTGTTAAGGGCGTGGGTCAGTAGGTCGTGTAGCTCATAGATCCCGTTCGGGATCGCACCATCTGGACAGGCAATCGTACACTCCATACAGCCGGTACAGCTATCTGGATCAAACTTAGGCACATTGAGGCGGAACAGTCCCTTATCTTTAGTAATCGCACTTGAAGGCGGGATAAACATACCTGAACCTGGAATGACAGGTGCATCACCGATAGTGCCATCGGCGTATTTCTTACCGGCGATATTGTCGAAGTAGCTCTGGTCAAATAGGCCACAACTTGCCTGAGTTGATCGCTTCTGTTGTTTAGAGATGACGGTTGATGCTGCAGACTTATCTTCAAAATCAGCATAGTTAACGGCCTGAGTCGCCTCGATACCATCGTTGATCACCGCCATATTACCGGCAACAATCTTCTCGCCCTTAGCACCAAACTTCTTGTTGATCTGCTTCTCGATACGCTCAAGCATCTGCAGTGGATCGGTGTCACCTGTCACCTGATCGGCATGGCCTGATAGTGCACCAATAAAGGCGATACCCATCATACGGATCTCAAGATCAGGTGTCGGTGCATGCTTACGTGCTACTTCAAAAGCATCGACAATATAGAAGTGGATGTTGTTTTCACGAATATACTGACGGGCACTCGCTGGGAGTTCTTGCCATACCTGCTCTGGGGTATGGTGGGTTTGCAGGATAAAGGTACCATTTTTTTGCAGACCAGCTAGCGGGTTGGTATGCATAAATACTTTATGATCAGGCGATAACACCACCTCAACCTGTTTGAGCTCGGCGTTGGTCAGCTTGATTGGATCGGGAGACAGCGTGATAAAGAAGTTGGTGGGTGCGCCACTCTTCTCTGAGCCATATTTTGGCATCGATTTAGAGTGTAAGCCCAGTGCGCCAGATAGAATATCGGTGAGCAGTTTACCCGTTGCGATCGTGCCGTAGCCACCGACAGAGTGGAAGCGGATACGTATGGCGCTATCGGGTAGAAGGTTTGGATTTTCACCCACCTCCAGTGCCATTAGTTCTGTGCTTGGGTAAGCTTGGCGTAAACGGTTTTGTACCCGCTCTAGCTCACCCGTTGCCGCGTCATCGAAAAAGGTGGTGCCAACATAGAAGAACGGCTTAGTTGCCTTGGCGTACATGTTATCAAATACAGCAATCAAGTGAGATGGCTGAAGATCGTGACCACCTAGACCAAATATACCTGTGCTGAGCTGAGGCAGTTTCTTAAGCGGCATAATACCTGGGTGACGCATTTCATCGGCATTTTCACGGGCCTTCATTAGTGAGCGTGACACGCTCTCTGTTAAGCGAGTCTCGTCACAGCGCTCAAGTACGGTAACTGACTTTTTGCCTGCAAGTTTTTCAATTAACTTGGCTTCTGGGAATGGATAGAGCTGCTTAAGTGATAGTACGCCCACCTTTTTGCCTTGGTCGCGCAGGTAACTGGCAACGGCTTCGGCGTCATCGGTGACAGAACCGAGTCCGATAACGACATGGTCTGCATCTTCACACATAAACTCCATAACAGGCTCATAGTGACGGCCTGTTAATTCGCCATATTCCGCCATCGCTTGTTCGATAAACTGCGGCACATCGCTAAGGAAGTGAGTGCGGTGATCGACAATACCCGCTTGGTAATCTGGCTGATTCTGCACGCCACCCGTTAACCCTGGGTTGTGGGTATCAACCAGTGCTGGTACGCGCTGGCGAGTGTCTTTCTCATAGGCGTTTAACCAAGCGCGGCGCCACTTGTTTTGCAGCTCAGTTGGAACCCACTCTTTTGTTGCTTCAATGAGTTCGCCGCTACTGTCTGTCTCGACCTTATCGCTGTTACTCGCCAGATACGCTTGCAGCTCTGAGCGCTTTTCTGGCCAGAACTCATCTTGATTCAGCTCGATAAAGTGGCCCAGTTGCCATACACGTCCCTTGGCACCATAAAGTAGGCGCTGGGCTTCTGTGGGGGCAGGGATACGATCGCTTGGGTTGCCAAGAAACTGCTTAAGTAGCTCCGGCTCTGGAAGGTATACCTTGCTTTGAATGTGGCTGGTGGCAAAGCCATCCATGGTATTAGCGACTGGAATAAGTGATTGCGCGCTCACTTTATAAGAGATTGCCGCCATATCGGCTGCTTCTTGAGCATTGCTGGCAAATAGCGTGGTGTAACCTGCAGAGAGTAGAGCGTAAACATCATCATGGCCTGCCATCACGTTAAGCGAGTGACGAGAGACCGAGCGTGCAGCAACATGCAGCACAAATCCTGCGGTTTTTTTACCAACAGTGACATAGTGAGACTCTAGCGCGTAGAGAATGCCTTGGCTTGAAGAGGCGTTAGAGATGTACTTACCACCGGTTAAGGCTGCGGCCAATGCACCACTTTGTGCAGAATGTTCACCTTCAGGCTCATAGAAGAAGGGATGTTGATCCCAGATGTTGCAGCCACCTTGGGCGCGAAACTCTTCATAGATTTCGGAAATTTCTGTTGATGGAGTAATGGGGTAACCTATCACACCGCCACAAACATAGTTCATTACGTGGGCGACCGCGCCATTTCCATGGATTACGGTATCTAAACCAGGATATTGCGTAGAAATACATTCTTGTTGCTTATTTTTACTGATTTTTTGCTCAGATGAAGACATAACATGACGTTCCTAAGTTTATTAGGCTAGTTCAGTCGTCTAACATATGTGATCAATTATCTATTTGATCTGCATAAAACGCCGTTGGCGCTAATAAAAAAGACGTCGCTTAGCTCAGGCCTAATGTGGATAGAAATACCTAAAATGTAGGTACATAAAAAGAGGTATTCTTTTGATACTACCTTAGCTTTAGAGAAAGATAATGTGGCGTAGATCACGAATTTAGCCTGAATATACCGAAAAGAATGCTGCTTAAGTGTATGAAAAACAAAAAGAATCATATTGATAGTATTATCGTTGTTAATCTCATTTTGATAGCTGGTTTTATATGATTTTGATAGTGGGATCTAAGCTGTTTTGTTAGGCTAACTTCAGTTAAAAGTTATCTTTATGGCTCCGTGAACGATTGACTAGCTTGCGGTCATTTATGAAATAAATCAGACTTAAAAAATAAATCAGAAATAAATCAGAAATAAATCAGACCAGTCATTATTAATCGCATATTAATTTACCGACTATTATGTTTGTCTATGGTTGAAGTTTGCTATCCCTCGTAAAACCCTTGTTCAAAGTAGAAGTGCATCACCTAAAAGATATTTGCAACTGGTTAACTGACAGATGGTTAAGCTATAAAAAAAGCAGATGCATGAGTGGTAGTGAGCGCTAACTGCGCATTTTTAGGTATAGTAGGGCTTCTAACACGCTGCCATCTATGGAGGAGGCTAATTAATGATACCCATTGTTAATTTTAAGTCATCTGTAACAAGGAAATGCTTCATTAGTTAGTTGGCTAGTGATTTCGTCAGCACTAGATCCATCGCGTATAACCATACAAAAATTAACTTAATTATCGGTAGATGGTCTATTCATAAGAGCCCTTTTTAATTACAGCTGTATATTCTAAGCGCTATTCGGTAGTAACTCATTTTTGAAAATGGCTATAAAAAGTGAGTGAAAACTGGTGTTTTACGCTCGATAAGCTCCCTAAGTTTTGATAAGTTATTGAAATAAAAATATTTAGTAAAATTTTTTAGATGCCTCTAGAGCAAGACGCTCAATTTTGAGGGCTTTATATTGAGTAATTAATTTTCAGTTATATTATTTTTTGTTTGTTAACAGCGGGTTAGCTTGGCTGATTGCTACTGAGTTGTAATTTTAACCGGAATATTATTGAGCCGCTATTCAATAAGCTGTTATGTTTTTTACTAGTTTCGCAACAAGGAATTAGATTATGAATAAAATAATTCTAGTAGCTTTATCTTTAACATTGATTTTAATTGGCTGTAAGTCCACATATGAGCCGTCATATGTTGGGGCTATTATTGAAGTTAAAGAGTCAGAGTTAAATAATTATTGGGTTCGAGATCCAACCAAAATAAAAATGCTGTCAAGACGCCCCGATTGGTTACCAAAAGGAGAAGGAAAAGGAACATATTCTATCGTCATTGATTCAAATGGTAATGAAATCACTAAAGAGTTGGTTAGCTCTACTCCTGATGGGTGGATGACTCAAAAACACTTAAATAAGATACCTAAAATAAAATATAAGCCTTCTCAGTTAAACGCACAAAAGACACCAGTTAAAGTTCAAATGTCATTTGAAGTTAAGCGTATGGGGTAGTCAAAACATAACAAGCAAATTAATCAGAACAAAAAACAGTTGGCTTTTGCTCTTTCGTCGCTATTTTAGCCAATAAGTTTTTTGCCCATTATTACGACGTTAACTTTCTAGGAGGTTTTATGGCTTGGAAATGTCAAAACTGTAGTACCGAGATCGAAGAAACTAGCTTTGAAGTTTGTTGGAACTGTGGCTGTGAGAGAGGACAGGAAAAACTATCTGAATCCCAAAGCCAAGTTTTGGAGTGCCTGCGTTGTGAGTCTCCCATGATCAAGCTGGGTTCCAAAGAGTTCCATGAAGGGACTCGTTGGGGCGCATTGGGCAATATCGGAGAGTTGTTTGTAGATAAACAGGCTCTTGATATGTACGCTTGTGAGTCATGCGGCAAGGTTGAATTCTTTTTGCCCGGAGCAGGCGACAGTTAACAAGGCACCGTCGGCGAACTTCAACTTGGTTGGCTGCGCTGTACCTCGCAGATTTTAGCCAATCAAGTTGCTCCCGCTGAGTTGGGGATTATGTGTATTAGAGTTATCATCAAAACAAGGAGTTAATATGTCTAATAATTGGCAATGTCCCAAATGTGATTGCAGGGATTATGATACGGATACAATTGCAACTACAGGTAGTGGTTGGTCTAAGATATTTGATATGCAAAATCGAAAATTCACAGCTGTAATATGTTCTAATTGTACTTATACAGAATTTTACCGGGGTAAAACTAGTACTTTGGGTAATATTTTCGACTTGTTCACTAATTAGTCAATACACATAAAAAATGACTATGGCGTCAATAGTTTATTTGCACAAGTATTCTCATCCCACATGGTGTCATCTCTGAAAAATAGATAGAAAAAGCTAGGGCAACCATGTCTTTTTTGATTTAGACCATCCTCTTGTTCAAAGTAGAAGTGCATCACCAAAAGATATTTGCAACTGGTTAACTGACAGATGGTTAAGCTATAAAAAAAAGATGAGCCAGAAGTTTATCTTCTGGCTCATCGGTTTTTGCTGGAATGCTTAAGTATGAAGTAGTAGTGAGTACTAACTTTGCATTTCTAGTTGCAGTAGGGCTTCTAACACGCTGCCTCCAATGGCGCGGGCCTTATCGGAGACACTAAGGTGATCGGCGTCCTCACCTCTTGGGTCGATATCACCAATCTTTAATCCTTCATATACTTCTAACTCGTCATTGAGTAAACCTCTGACTTTTCCAGAGAGCGGCGCATTGATGGGGGTATCGTTAATTTGAGCGATAAGATCGCCCTCTTTTACGATATCGCCGAGTTTGACATGGCAATGCATAACGCCTGCATGGGGCGCCCTTAATACTCTCTGATGGGTGTAGCCACCAATATTTCCGGGAACACCTGTATTAGGCGCAGTTTCACCTTGATAGATGATGCGGCCTAAATGATGGCCTCGGTTAGTCTCGATTACAGCGTCACAATCGACACCGGCCATAAAACCTGGGCCTAGGGCGACAGTGTGTGGAGCCAGCTCTTTCGATGTGCCTAAGTTACGCTTGGCCAATATGGCATCGACGACAAAGCTTGGGTGTAATTTTGCCGCGCTGGTGCATTGTTCATCTACCAATACGGGGATCATCCCCTGATCGATAAGTTTATAGACGGAGTTGCTGCAATCTGCTTTTTTAGCTGTAATGCCTTCAACTGTAACACTGTAGTCGAATAAACACTGGGCAAAGGCCACGCTGCGGCGGATCACGCTGGGTTTGGCAATATCGGTCATGACGACCTTAAAGCCTGAATTATGCAATCGAATCGCAACGCCAGTGGCGATATCGCCAGCCCCCCGTATGAGCACTAGGCGCTTGCGATTGATCCGCGTGTCGTCCTTCATCAAGCCACCAGCCGCACTGTTTTTCACCTTTAATATTTCAGCCATGATGCTAATGGCAATCTCTTCAGGTGTCTCGGCGCCGATACTAAAGCCGATGGGAGAGTAAACATTAGCGATGCGCTCGTCACTTATGCCTATATTTCTAAGGTGGGTAAACAGGGTTTGTACCTTACGTTTACTGGCCATTAGACCGATATACTTGGCATCTTGTTTAACGACTTTAGAGATAGCGTCTTTATCTTGATGGTTAGTCGCGATAACCACATAGCTTGCACTATTAATAGTGAGTTTATCGATAGCCTCTTCCATGGTGTTGCCAAGGATGAGCTTGCTGCCCTGAGGAAAGTGTTCCTCAGCTAGACTATCGGCAAAGGCGTCCGCTACGGTAATATCAAATCCTAATACATGAGCCGCTTTAGCTACAGCGCGATTAACATGACCTGCGCCGATAAGGACTAATGGCGCTCTTAAACCAAATACATCAATATGCACAGTCATCGAGCCGCCACAATCCATTCCCATGGCATCGGGACCTGTGCGAGTCATGCGTCCCTTGACGACTCTGGGTTCTCTTTGCTTGATGGCTTCGATGGCTTGCTCGATGACGTAGCGCTCAATCATGCCGCCGCCGACGGTGCCGATGATGCTGCCATCTAATTTAACGATCATCTGACCTTGGTGTCTGGGGGCTGAACCAGATGTTTCGAGAATATTGGTGAGGGCGAAAGGAGTATTAAGTTCTTCTAATTGGGCCGCGTGGGCAAAAATATTCATAAATCTACCTTGTACCATTGAAAGCGGTTAGCTCGCTTTCTCATTTGTGTTAGTGATCTATCCCCAAGCGACCTATAAATTCCCACTGAATCAAGCATTCTCAAGTGGCTTGGGTATACTTTCCAGTTATCACCTCTTTAATCGGGTTGGCTGTTTGCATGCTAGCGAGCCAGATGACATCAAGTGGTACTCCCTGTTTAACTAAACTTTTTGCGAGCTCTTTGATTGCAACATAGTTGCTTGCTAGGTCGACTTTATTGATCAACCAAACTCGCTTAGCGTTAGCTGGAGCATGCTTAAACATGCCATCTTTATGGGCTATTAACCTGGCCAAAACCCGTCGATCTAGCTTGTCGCCAGCCTGACATTGAGTGATGTCTTGGAAATCAACCCAGCGATGTACAAGCTCTGGCTGGATTTTCTGATTAATCACTTCACATCCGGTGACAGCTATCACGATATCAACATAGGGGGGAATGCAAGGCTCATGCCTAGAAGGTGCTTTGAGTGGTAAGTGTTTTGCACCGTCGGCTTCTATAATGATCAAATCGAATATTGCAGCATTTTTTATCTGCTCTATCTCGGCAAAAGACAAACCAGATATTTTTATTTTATCTGTATTTTTTTCTTTATTTTCAAGTGGTTTTAGTTTTTTCTGATAGCAGAAGTAGACGCTTGCAGGGGGAATTGATAAGGGAGTATAGTGAGTTGGCGATACGGGGTTTAAAACTGAATTTGTTTCGCGATGACTGACAGCCTCTAAGGTGGCAGGTTTTAGAATATTGAGGTGGCTCACAATAGTGTTTTTTTTGTTAACTGTATAGCTCTCAGGTTGAGTATCAACAACGTCACTAAGCCTATCAATTTGATAGATTAAGTTCTCGCTATCGATAATAGTGTCACACAGACTTTCACTTGGTAGGTACATCTTGGTCGTTGTGGTAATGAGCACCTTCATTCCCCGAGCCTTAGCTTGTTGAGCCAAGCGAAAAGCCGTGCTGGTCTTGCCTCCGCCGCCGACTAAGGCTACGAGTAGACTGGGTACTGGAGCTTGGTTCGATAACTTAGATTGAAGGGTTATTGTTTGATCATTAGCACAGGCATTAATAAGCGCGTCAACTAACATAGCGTCCTCATCTTGGAGAATATAGATGCCATTACAAGAGACTCAACCCCCTGCGGTTGATTGCGTAATACCCGCTGCAGGCTTGTCATCTCGTATGGGTGATTGGAAGCTGATGCTAGCATATAAAAATCACACAATACTTGATCAATGCATTGAAAACGCACTGAGTTTTTGTTCTCGAGTTATTCTGGTTGCAGGCTTTAGAGGCGAAGAGCTGATGCTGAGATATCGGGACAAACCTAATATTTTGGTCGTTATCAATGAACATTTTTCCACGGGCATGTTTAGCTCAATTCAGCTCGGTGTTCAACAGGTTAGCACCGAGCACTTTTTCATTACCCATGGTGATATGCCTATGATAGATAGTAGGGTTTTTCATGCTATGTGGCAGCGAAGAGGTAAGGTGGTATTTCCAGGCAATCCTGAGCGCACTGGTCATCCGGTATTGCTGCCTAGGTCTATCGTGCCATTAGTCGTTGGCGCTGCAAAGGAGAGTAAAATGAAGTCCATTATCAAGCAGCAAAGAATCGAATATTTAGCGTTAACAACAGTCAATATACACCTTGATGTTGATACTCCTGAGGCGTATCAAGCCCTACTTAAATCAGACCAATCAGTATAATAAATACGCTAATTATTATCGCCGCCCTATAAGAGTTTCCGCACCACTTATCAAATTGATACCAATTTATCTTGGTATCAATCATCTAAGCTCTCACTGTTGATAATTCTTTAATAACCTCCTCTCTAAACAGCACATCTCAGCTTATTTTCCTTGGTTTATTCTCGCAAAAAAATGATTAATCTTGACCGTGGTCACGCTTTTGCTTGGTTATCACGGCAAAGCCATCAGCTTGGCGTGTTAGTTGCTCCTATTCAAAACAAAGCGTTGTTCAAGACAAAGAATTATAAATATGAGTCCAGCATTGCTTAAACCTAGATTGGCAAATGTAGTGGCTTTACAGATAACAACAGAGTCGTACCAAGGAGAAATATCATGGCAGACATTATGCGTCCCGTTCCGTTCGGAGAGCTGCTTAATCGTATGTTCAGTGAGTACAAGAGCAGTGGATCAATTTTTGGGATCCCTGCGAAGCAATTCTATCATAAGGAAGATACCAACAAGCTTGCAGTTTGGGGCGAAAATTGTCAGACACCAGTAGGCCCTGCAGCGGGACCCCATACCCAACTTGCGCAAAATATTATCTGCTCTTGGTTGGCTGGCGGTCGCTTTATGGAGCTTAAGACTGTCCAGAAACTCGATACCTTAGAAATTGCTAAGCCTTGCATCGACGCCGAAGATGAGTGCTTTAATACCGAGTGGTCTACTGAATTTACACTAGTAAAGGCCTATGATGAGTATCTGAAAGCTTGGATTGCTCTATATTTACTTGAAGAGGTGTTTCAGCCGCTAGCGGAAGGTGAGCCTAAGTCATTCGTGTTCAATATGAGCGTAGGTTACGATCTTGCTGGTATTAAGACTGCACCTATGCAGGCTTATATCGATGACATGATAGATTCAAGTAAGCATCCATTATTTGCTAAGTACCAACAAGAGTTACGCGAGTTTATCACCGATAATGATTTAGAACTGCGCTATGGTGTAAACACTAATAACCTGATTGATTCTATCTCCCCACAGTTATCTACAGGTGTCACGTTATCGACCATGCACGGTTGTCCTCCTCATGAAATTGAGGCCATCTGCCGTTACATGATTGAAGATAAACACATCAATACCTTCGTTAAGCTTAATCCAACCTTGTTGGGTTACCCTAGAGTGCGCTCAATTTTAGATAATGCAGGCTTCACCCATATCGCATTGAGTGAAGAGGCATTTGGTCACGATTTAAAACTTACCGATGCTAAAGCCATGTTAGGCCGCTTGATGGCGTTAGGTAAGAGCCTTGATATCGGCTTTGGTGTCAAACTGACTAACACCTTAGGTACGATTAATAAGAAAGGCCGACTACCAGACAAAGAGATGTATATGTCTGGTCGCGCCTTGTTCCCATTATCTATTAATGTCGCGCTAGAGCTATCCACAGAGTTTGATGGTGAACTACCAATCTCTTACTCTGGCGGCGCGAGTAAATTCAACATTAAAGAGATATTTGAAACGGGTATTCGCCCCATTACTATGGCCACCGACCTGCTTAAGCCAGGTGGTTACATGCGCTTAACCGATTG comes from the Shewanella halifaxensis HAW-EB4 genome and includes:
- a CDS encoding 2-oxoacid:acceptor oxidoreductase family protein — its product is MSSSEQKISKNKQQECISTQYPGLDTVIHGNGAVAHVMNYVCGGVIGYPITPSTEISEIYEEFRAQGGCNIWDQHPFFYEPEGEHSAQSGALAAALTGGKYISNASSSQGILYALESHYVTVGKKTAGFVLHVAARSVSRHSLNVMAGHDDVYALLSAGYTTLFASNAQEAADMAAISYKVSAQSLIPVANTMDGFATSHIQSKVYLPEPELLKQFLGNPSDRIPAPTEAQRLLYGAKGRVWQLGHFIELNQDEFWPEKRSELQAYLASNSDKVETDSSGELIEATKEWVPTELQNKWRRAWLNAYEKDTRQRVPALVDTHNPGLTGGVQNQPDYQAGIVDHRTHFLSDVPQFIEQAMAEYGELTGRHYEPVMEFMCEDADHVVIGLGSVTDDAEAVASYLRDQGKKVGVLSLKQLYPFPEAKLIEKLAGKKSVTVLERCDETRLTESVSRSLMKARENADEMRHPGIMPLKKLPQLSTGIFGLGGHDLQPSHLIAVFDNMYAKATKPFFYVGTTFFDDAATGELERVQNRLRQAYPSTELMALEVGENPNLLPDSAIRIRFHSVGGYGTIATGKLLTDILSGALGLHSKSMPKYGSEKSGAPTNFFITLSPDPIKLTNAELKQVEVVLSPDHKVFMHTNPLAGLQKNGTFILQTHHTPEQVWQELPASARQYIRENNIHFYIVDAFEVARKHAPTPDLEIRMMGIAFIGALSGHADQVTGDTDPLQMLERIEKQINKKFGAKGEKIVAGNMAVINDGIEATQAVNYADFEDKSAASTVISKQQKRSTQASCGLFDQSYFDNIAGKKYADGTIGDAPVIPGSGMFIPPSSAITKDKGLFRLNVPKFDPDSCTGCMECTIACPDGAIPNGIYELHDLLTHALNKLEIPPAQLEQAKSQIQPICDGIRHHYRNLAKGESASLPQIVATVVDKMAFSGPAVKHIAGMCVVLETMPMSFTKPFFDAMENDIPGSGGLFSLAVDPSKCTGCMECVDVCGPKSLSKVRQTTELCNEIQQHFDTLAELPNTPIRFLEQATQNASEAKRLLLDRNNYYAMSSGHGACRGCGEVTALRLVTSINRALQQQRYKAHIVQLEELLEQLEAKKASLLADNATDNSDPQRLARIEQTIAQLDKRLYLFEQGPTGKGPSDALIANATGCSSVYASTFPSNPYQDPWINSLFQDTPAIAKGLFEGEVVNQLAQIKAVRSAKLDINDQYDPEVHDKQLRYLEWAGLSDSELALLPTVFSVGGDGATYDIGFGALSRLLTTSTPIKVLVLNTGSYSNTGGQASTSSFTGQDSDLSRVGKAHSGKQEVRKELGIIASFHPKVMVIQTSTALQGHFMSSLIEYVNYQGAPALLDVYTPCMGEHGIADDASTRHSRLAVESRMNPVFIHDPRKGETLAERFSLDGNPEGDQDWATQTITYVDSDGMTQLKQVPFTPADFALFEGRFKKQFRVVSESDDVVEVAEYLKLSKSERAGKTPVIWATDKQQHLIQLGIVDSLVALCEERLRNWKMLQYLSGQHMKQVELSYQQQLEQWRQRYEQAMDEKEIAIDSMANGLAELAMTADTVSSSALAAGNRIPVTQLDSSANDAPAAGGNQPIVVISEEEQAECNDCKSCYQQVSELFEKTTIICNGEAKVVAQVIPGAVDSVALTDDLVRRAKRIVDECDAEIIHFNAPATAGV
- a CDS encoding zinc ribbon domain-containing protein codes for the protein MSNNWQCPKCDCRDYDTDTIATTGSGWSKIFDMQNRKFTAVICSNCTYTEFYRGKTSTLGNIFDLFTN
- the yqeB gene encoding selenium-dependent molybdenum cofactor biosynthesis protein YqeB, translating into MNIFAHAAQLEELNTPFALTNILETSGSAPRHQGQMIVKLDGSIIGTVGGGMIERYVIEQAIEAIKQREPRVVKGRMTRTGPDAMGMDCGGSMTVHIDVFGLRAPLVLIGAGHVNRAVAKAAHVLGFDITVADAFADSLAEEHFPQGSKLILGNTMEEAIDKLTINSASYVVIATNHQDKDAISKVVKQDAKYIGLMASKRKVQTLFTHLRNIGISDERIANVYSPIGFSIGAETPEEIAISIMAEILKVKNSAAGGLMKDDTRINRKRLVLIRGAGDIATGVAIRLHNSGFKVVMTDIAKPSVIRRSVAFAQCLFDYSVTVEGITAKKADCSNSVYKLIDQGMIPVLVDEQCTSAAKLHPSFVVDAILAKRNLGTSKELAPHTVALGPGFMAGVDCDAVIETNRGHHLGRIIYQGETAPNTGVPGNIGGYTHQRVLRAPHAGVMHCHVKLGDIVKEGDLIAQINDTPINAPLSGKVRGLLNDELEVYEGLKIGDIDPRGEDADHLSVSDKARAIGGSVLEALLQLEMQS
- the yqeC gene encoding selenium cofactor biosynthesis protein YqeC, yielding MLVDALINACANDQTITLQSKLSNQAPVPSLLVALVGGGGKTSTAFRLAQQAKARGMKVLITTTTKMYLPSESLCDTIIDSENLIYQIDRLSDVVDTQPESYTVNKKNTIVSHLNILKPATLEAVSHRETNSVLNPVSPTHYTPLSIPPASVYFCYQKKLKPLENKEKNTDKIKISGLSFAEIEQIKNAAIFDLIIIEADGAKHLPLKAPSRHEPCIPPYVDIVIAVTGCEVINQKIQPELVHRWVDFQDITQCQAGDKLDRRVLARLIAHKDGMFKHAPANAKRVWLINKVDLASNYVAIKELAKSLVKQGVPLDVIWLASMQTANPIKEVITGKYTQAT
- a CDS encoding NTP transferase domain-containing protein, whose protein sequence is MPLQETQPPAVDCVIPAAGLSSRMGDWKLMLAYKNHTILDQCIENALSFCSRVILVAGFRGEELMLRYRDKPNILVVINEHFSTGMFSSIQLGVQQVSTEHFFITHGDMPMIDSRVFHAMWQRRGKVVFPGNPERTGHPVLLPRSIVPLVVGAAKESKMKSIIKQQRIEYLALTTVNIHLDVDTPEAYQALLKSDQSV